DNA from Arthrobacter sp. StoSoilB19:
GTGTTTATGAGTTCCGCAACAAAGCCAGCGATCCCGGAATGACACCCTCGCTCGCCTGCCCTGGCGGCAACGACCGCTGCGTCATTGGGCAGTTCGTCAAGTTCGAAACCATCAATTCAACTGGGGGAACCCCCGGCACCGGCTCCAATCTTGGAACCGTCGAAATCCGGCTCATCAAGTAGCCACGTTGTAAGGGGAAGAAATGAAAACACGCCTACTGGGAGGCATTGCCGCACTACTTGTGGCGATTATCGGAACTGTCCTCCTTGTGTCCTATGTCCAGGCCGCTGATAAGCGGGCAATGGCCGGCACTGAAACTGAAACTATCTACGTAGTGCAGCAGCCGATCCCGGCTGGATCACCTGCAGATAAAGTCATGTCGTCGGTGACCAAAAAGGAGGTTCCCAAGGCGGCCGTTGCCGACAACACGGTGACTGATCTCGGGACTCTCGATTCGAAGGTAACGTCCGTAGCTCTGGTCCCAGGCGAACAACTCTTGGCCAGTCGGATGGTGGACCAGGATGCCTATCTTGGTCCGGCACGGATCCAGGTGCCTTCAGGCCTTCAAGAAATCACTCTCAAGCTTCCCATCGAAAGGGTGGCCGGAGGCAAGATCAATGCTGGTGACACAGTGGGCGTCTTTCTTTCGCTGAATAGTGCCGGGGGCACTGATGGGCAAACCAGTTCCAGCAAGACCCAGCTCAGCTTCCACAAGGTTCTGGTTACTGCAGCCCAGTTCAGCAATGGTTCGGCCGCCCAAACGGAGGCAACCGCCTCCAATTCGGGGGCCAGTCAGGTTGCGTCGACTTCAAGCACCAAGGAACAGTCCGATGACACGTACCTGATTACGATTGCACGGGACTCAGCAGACGCCGAGCGCATCGTCTTCGCAACCGAGTTCGGGAAGGTATACCTGTCCAAGGAGCCGTCGGATGCCACCGAGTCGGGATCGAGCTTCGTAGACTCCTCAAGGTTGTTCCGATGAGCCGCTTCATCCTGATCACGCCCGACTCAGAGTTCGAAAAGCTCGTTCGTTCCGCCACCGCGGGGATCCACGGCGATCTGCACGTATTCCAAGCCGACTACCTGCCCGAGAGTCCTGGCGATATTCTCCGCCAGATGGTCGGAGAGCCGCCGGAAGTCCTCATGCTGGGGCCCGGTTTACCGGTCGAAGAGTCGCTCAAGTTGGCCGCGGTCATGGATCTGCAGTACCCGGAGATCAGCGTCATCCTTGCTGTTACGACAACTCCCGAGACCGTTCTGCAAGCAATGCGCG
Protein-coding regions in this window:
- a CDS encoding RcpC/CpaB family pilus assembly protein, with the translated sequence MKTRLLGGIAALLVAIIGTVLLVSYVQAADKRAMAGTETETIYVVQQPIPAGSPADKVMSSVTKKEVPKAAVADNTVTDLGTLDSKVTSVALVPGEQLLASRMVDQDAYLGPARIQVPSGLQEITLKLPIERVAGGKINAGDTVGVFLSLNSAGGTDGQTSSSKTQLSFHKVLVTAAQFSNGSAAQTEATASNSGASQVASTSSTKEQSDDTYLITIARDSADAERIVFATEFGKVYLSKEPSDATESGSSFVDSSRLFR